The following proteins come from a genomic window of Streptomyces sp. NBC_01716:
- a CDS encoding RNA polymerase sigma factor translates to MDRGGNQRRTQVSDVELGIAVSLAQQGDEEAFARAYRLVHPGLLGYLRGLVGDDAEDVASDAWLEIARDLRRFRGDGAGFRGWTATIARNRALDHLRKQKRRPRMSLIEQDVLELPGRADTVETVFESMSTQWALGQLAELPPDQAEAVLLRVVVGLDGPSTARVLGKRPGAVRTAAYRGLKRLAEQLTSGSRAENAAPAASGTLRDET, encoded by the coding sequence GTGGATAGGGGTGGGAACCAGCGTCGTACGCAGGTGTCCGACGTGGAGCTCGGGATTGCCGTATCGCTCGCCCAGCAGGGGGATGAGGAAGCTTTCGCGAGGGCGTACCGGCTCGTGCATCCAGGGCTGCTCGGATATCTGCGCGGGCTGGTCGGGGACGACGCGGAGGATGTCGCCTCGGACGCCTGGCTGGAGATCGCCAGGGACCTGAGGCGTTTTCGGGGCGACGGCGCGGGATTTCGTGGCTGGACGGCGACCATCGCGCGCAACCGGGCGCTGGACCACCTCCGTAAGCAGAAGCGCAGGCCCCGGATGTCACTCATCGAGCAGGATGTCCTGGAACTGCCCGGACGGGCGGACACCGTGGAAACGGTGTTCGAGTCGATGTCGACGCAGTGGGCGCTGGGGCAGCTCGCCGAGTTGCCGCCGGACCAGGCGGAGGCGGTGCTGCTGCGGGTGGTGGTGGGGCTGGACGGACCTTCCACGGCACGGGTGCTGGGCAAGCGGCCGGGCGCCGTGCGGACGGCCGCCTATCGGGGGCTGAAGCGGCTGGCCGAGCAGTTGACCTCGGGAAGCCGGGCGGAGAATGCGGCGCCCGCCGCGTCGGGCACGCTGAGGGATGAGACATGA
- a CDS encoding SpoIIE family protein phosphatase produces the protein MSQSGLPADASHPRRLSSEGEAFFPASFALALVDADSTISWAGEWAERLLGHPPQEVVGRSVAALIGDTDSVLRHRDGRRLPFRPHLIQLPEHVARGGRLLAAVPTRDVAGTDTAALMEAAFEQYPTAYAIYDTEARLLRLNTEMARVLARSEEDLRGMHIGDIEHTPEYAEADIRVRRVAKTGEPEIMEPFTKVPGESEAHLWSSEIFPLKDDSGEVRAVGTNAQDLTELHRGRERLALFTEARTRIGVSLEVDGTARELADVAVPRFADYACIDLLGAVLGGDLPGPVEDGTATLHRAVSASAYVPSTVPDGSAHSHLALSPVNLCLTSGRALRFSRTDPEIRRWLAGDPAGAALPENHGAHSFIVVPIRARGATLGVVSFTRHSASPGPFSPDDLLVAEDLVAQTAVCLDNSRRYTHERNIASSLQRRELSPQARAQPAVDVAARYLSARGGSGPGGGWFDVIPLPGLRVGLVVGTVVGHGIRAAAAASRLRMAVRTLAEIELAPDEVLTRLDDIVSHAQEGTRIAGDAVSDIGATCLYAVYDPASRVCTLARAGHPAPVLIRPGARGEVVSLPSNSPLGMGGLPFEGAQVTLPPDSVLALFDRNLGRSGNTVDGDTIEEAPAGLMRAFNDRTDSLDEICENIVDLVRPEEPRDDIALLVARTHALDSDRTASWDLPCDPSVVAEARQNACGLLTAWGLEDLAFVTELVVSELVTNAIRYGVGPIRLRLLKDTALICEVSDGGDTSPHVRRAKPTDEGGRGLLLVAQLSERWGTRMTAVGKTVWAEQSIPPDQAL, from the coding sequence ATGAGCCAAAGCGGACTTCCCGCCGACGCATCTCATCCGCGTCGGCTTTCTTCAGAAGGCGAGGCCTTCTTTCCCGCCTCCTTCGCTCTTGCTCTTGTCGACGCCGACAGCACCATCTCGTGGGCAGGCGAGTGGGCGGAGCGGCTGCTGGGACACCCGCCTCAGGAAGTCGTCGGGCGATCGGTCGCGGCGCTGATCGGTGACACGGATTCGGTTCTGCGCCACCGCGACGGTCGGCGGCTGCCCTTCCGCCCTCACCTGATCCAGCTGCCCGAGCACGTGGCCCGGGGCGGACGGCTGCTGGCGGCCGTTCCCACGCGGGACGTCGCGGGAACGGACACCGCGGCGCTCATGGAGGCGGCGTTCGAGCAGTACCCGACCGCTTACGCGATCTATGACACGGAAGCGCGGCTGCTGCGGCTGAACACCGAGATGGCGCGCGTGCTCGCCCGCTCCGAGGAAGACCTGCGCGGCATGCACATCGGCGACATCGAGCACACCCCGGAGTACGCCGAGGCCGACATACGCGTTCGCCGGGTCGCCAAGACCGGAGAACCCGAGATCATGGAGCCCTTCACGAAGGTGCCCGGTGAGTCCGAGGCGCACCTGTGGTCGTCGGAGATCTTTCCCCTCAAAGACGACTCCGGGGAAGTGCGTGCCGTCGGCACCAACGCCCAGGACTTGACCGAGCTGCACCGCGGCCGTGAACGGCTGGCCCTGTTCACCGAGGCGCGCACGCGGATCGGGGTGAGCCTGGAGGTGGACGGCACAGCGCGCGAGCTGGCCGATGTGGCCGTTCCGCGCTTCGCGGACTACGCGTGCATCGACCTGCTGGGTGCCGTCCTGGGCGGCGATCTGCCCGGACCTGTCGAGGACGGGACGGCCACACTTCATCGAGCGGTCAGCGCGTCGGCGTATGTCCCCTCGACGGTGCCCGACGGCAGCGCACACAGCCACCTGGCTCTCTCCCCCGTGAACCTGTGCCTGACGAGCGGCCGGGCGCTGCGGTTCTCTCGTACGGACCCGGAGATACGGCGCTGGCTGGCCGGGGACCCCGCCGGCGCGGCCCTGCCCGAGAATCACGGAGCGCACTCCTTCATCGTGGTCCCCATCCGCGCACGGGGCGCCACGCTCGGGGTCGTGTCCTTCACGCGCCATTCCGCCTCTCCGGGCCCGTTCTCCCCCGACGACCTGCTCGTCGCCGAGGACCTGGTGGCCCAGACGGCCGTCTGTCTGGACAACTCCCGCCGTTACACCCATGAACGGAACATCGCTTCGTCCCTTCAGCGCCGTGAGCTGTCTCCGCAAGCGCGTGCACAGCCCGCCGTCGACGTCGCTGCCCGGTATCTGTCCGCGCGCGGCGGCTCCGGTCCGGGCGGCGGCTGGTTCGACGTCATTCCGCTGCCCGGCCTTCGGGTGGGCCTGGTCGTCGGCACCGTGGTCGGGCATGGCATCCGTGCCGCCGCGGCGGCGAGCCGGCTCCGTATGGCTGTACGGACCCTCGCGGAGATCGAACTGGCACCGGACGAAGTCCTCACCCGCCTCGACGACATCGTCAGCCACGCGCAGGAGGGAACGCGCATCGCGGGTGACGCGGTCAGCGACATCGGCGCCACCTGCCTCTACGCGGTCTACGACCCCGCGTCCCGGGTCTGCACACTGGCGCGGGCGGGTCACCCGGCGCCGGTTCTGATACGCCCCGGAGCACGCGGCGAAGTCGTCTCCCTGCCTTCCAACTCCCCCCTGGGCATGGGGGGTCTGCCGTTCGAGGGAGCGCAGGTGACGCTGCCGCCGGACAGCGTGCTGGCCCTCTTCGACCGAAATCTCGGCCGGAGCGGCAACACCGTCGACGGCGACACCATCGAGGAGGCACCCGCCGGGCTGATGCGGGCGTTCAACGACCGGACCGACTCGCTGGACGAGATCTGCGAGAACATCGTGGACCTGGTCCGGCCCGAGGAGCCGAGGGACGACATCGCACTCCTTGTCGCCCGCACCCACGCCCTCGACAGCGACCGCACCGCCTCCTGGGACCTGCCGTGCGATCCGTCGGTGGTCGCCGAGGCGCGCCAGAACGCGTGCGGGCTTCTGACCGCCTGGGGACTCGAAGACCTGGCTTTCGTGACCGAGTTGGTGGTGAGCGAGCTGGTCACCAACGCGATCCGCTACGGGGTGGGCCCGATCCGGCTGCGGCTGCTCAAGGACACGGCGCTGATCTGTGAGGTCTCGGACGGCGGTGACACCAGTCCGCATGTGCGGCGTGCCAAACCCACCGACGAGGGCGGCCGGGGTCTGCTGCTGGTGGCCCAGCTCAGCGAGCGCTGGGGCACTCGGATGACAGCCGTCGGGAAGACGGTCTGGGCCGAGCAGTCGATCCCGCCCGACCAGGCGCTCTGA